The window GCTCGTTCTCGATGCCCTCGTCCTCGACCCAGGCGTAGACGTGCTCGATGTACTCCTCGACGGTGGCCTCGTCGACGCGCTTCTCGCGCATGATGGCCTCGAGCACGTCGTCCTCCTGCTCGGTGAACACGTGGTTCTTGATGGGGACGAGCCGGTTCTCGAACTCCGTCTTCTCGTTGGGGCCGAAGACGGGCGTGTCGCTCAGCTCCTCGGCCATCCGGTTGAGCACGTCCCGGGGCATCACCACGTCCTCGACCGGGAGGTCGGGGTGGTGGCGGTCCTGCACCTCGTGGAGCAGGTCCGCGATGATGTCGCGCGTGTACGTGACCGGGATGCCCGTCTCCCCGTCCTCGGCGTCGGGGTCGAAGTCGAACTCCCCCTTCTCCCGGCGCTCGTCACCGTCCTGCAGGTAGCCCCGGTCGAACACCAGGGCCTTGTCCACGAGGTCGAGGCCGGGCGGGACGTCCTCGCCGTCGAGCCGCGTGACGACCGCGTACAGCGCGGCCGCCTCGATGGTGTGCGGGGCGAGTTCCTTCTCCCGGACGACACCCTCACCGTCCCGGACGCGGATGGTCACCGGCTGTCGGATGCGCGCCGCCAGCTCGTCGTACGAGTCGGCGGTCCAGACGGTCGTCTCGTTGGTGAGCTCGCGCTGGATGAGTTCGGCCTCCAGCGAGAGGTTCGTCAGGTAGGTGAACTCGTGCTTGTCGAGCCGGCGCTTCAGCGCTTTCAGCGGGTCGGACCCGGAGCGGTCGGCGTGCTGGTTCAGCCGCGCTTCGAGGTCCGGGTTCGAGATGATGACCAGTTGCGTATCGATGTCCATCCCGATGCCCTTGTCCAGCTTCACGCTCCCCTCGTCGGGGACGTTCAGCAGTTTCTGGAGCAGGTCGGCGTGCTGGGCGGCGTCCTCGACGATGGTCAGCAGACCGTTCCCCTGCGAGAGCACGCCGTCGTAGCTGAACGCCTGCGGGTTCTTGCGCCCGCGCGAGTCGAGTTCCCGGAGCATCCCGGCCATCCACGAGCCGACGAGGCGCTCCTTCGGCGAGCCGTCGTCCTCGGAGTGGAGGACGCCGATGCCCTGGCCCACGTCGGCGACGTAGTTCTTCACCCGGAGGTGCTTCGGGTCGGTGACCGCCGAGAACAGGTCCTCGACACCCTGCCGGCGGTACTGCTCCTCCAGGTAGTCGTACGCCTCGCGCGAGAACGGGTCGAGGCGGCCCTCCACGCGGACGGGGATGTGGTCGTCCAGCCGCGCGTTCAGCTCCGCGAGCAGGTCCTCGCGGACGTCCTCGGGGAACACGGTCAGCGGGTGAGCCTGGACGGGCGAGGCGTACCAGTCGTCCTCGTCGGGTTCCGGCGGCCCGCCGCCGTAGGTCATCGCGCTCGCGCCGTCGTCGGCACCCGCGACGTTCCACTCGACGGTGTAGCGCCGGCCCTCGGGCGTCTTGCTGAACTCCCGGAGCCCGTTGATGAGACACCGCTTCAGCTCGGACTTGCCGGTCGCGGTCGGTCCCTCGAGCCAGACGATCTTCTCGTCCTTCCCGCGGCCCGCCGCGATGGAGCGCAGGTCGTCGACGAACGCGTTCAGTACCTCCGTGTTCCCGAGGATGGCGTGCTCGCCGTCGTTGTGCGGGTCGTCGAAGAAGCGGTAGCGCTGCTTCTCCTCGCCCTCCTCGACGACCGTGCGGCGTCCGGCAGCCTCGATGGCCTGCAGCAGGTACTTCGAGGCGTGGCTCGCTGTCCCCGGGTTCTCGAACAGCGCCTCGACGTACTCCGAGAGCGACATCGGCGGCTCGTAGGTCGCCTGCAGGCTCTCGTCGGCCGCGGCGATGAACGAGGCCGCATCTCGGACACCGCCATCCGAGCGTTGCTCGGACGAGGCGCGACTCGCCTCGCCTCGGTCCTTGGCCGGTTCCTCGCCCCGGTTGTCGTCTGTCATGTCAGTCTTCCATCTCCGTCTTGGCGACCTCGGCACCGGCGAACTCGAGCACCTCTCTGGCCCCGTCCTCGGAGTAACCCTGGTCGGTCAGAGCCTGCACCCAGGCGGACCGCTCGTCGTCGTCCATCTCCCCGCTCGACACGAGTGCCGAGAAGTTGATGTTGTGCTTCTTGTCCTCCCAGAGCTTGCGCTCCAGGGCCCGGCGCAGCCGGTCGTTGTCCTGCGGGTCGAACGTCTCCCCCTCGCGCGCTCTGCGGCTGACCCAGTTGGCGACCTCCTGGCGGAAATCGTTCTTCCGGTCCTCCGGGATGTCGAGTTTCTCCTCGACGTCGCGCAGGAACTTCTCGTCGGGCTCCTGCTCCCGACCCGTGATCTCGTCCTCGACGGTGTCGTCGTCGATGTAGGCCATGACGTGGTCCATGTACTTCTCGCCCTGGCGCTGGATCTCGTCCAGGTCGTAGGCCAGCGCGTGGCGCACGTCCTCGATGGCGCGCTCCTTGTACTCCTCACGGACGAGTTCGAGGTAGCGGTAGTACGTCTCGAAGTTCTCCTGGGGGATGGAGCCGTGGTTCTCGAGGTTCTCCTCGAGGTGGTTGAACGTCGTGAGCGGGGAGAGGAAGCCCCGCCCCCGGTGCATCGAGTCCATGATGGCCTCGGCGATCTCGTCGCCGATGAACCGCGGCGAGACGCCGTCCATCCCCTCACCGAGGTCGGTGGTCTCCTCGGCCTCGTCGCGGAGCTTCTTCACGTCGATGTCCTCACCCTCGTCGATCTCGCCGTTGTACGCCTTCGCCTTCTGGACGACGCCGACCTGCCCGCCGTCGGGCTCGGCGATGCGCGTGAGGACGCCGAACAGCCCGGCCATCTGGAGGGTGTGGGGCTCGACGTGGATGTCGGGCACGTCGGCGTTGTGGAGCATCTTCTCGTAGATGCGGGCCTCCTCGGCGTACTGGAGAACGTACGGGAAGTCGATGCGCTTCGTGCGGTCGTTGAACGCCTCCATCTTCTCGTCGCCCTTCTTGTCCCGGTACTCGGGCATGTTCGTCCGGCCGACGATGACCTGGTCGATGTCGATGCGCGGGTTGTTCTTCGGCTTGATAGTCTGCTCCTGCGTGGCGTGCAGGAAATCGTAGAGGAACTCGCGCTGGAGCTTCAGCAGCTCCTCGCCGGAGAAGATACCGCGGTTCGCGTTACAGAACGCCCCGCTGTAGTCGAACGCCCGTGGGTCGGACTCCCCGTAGACCGCGATCTTCGAGTAGTTGACGTCCCCCGTCAGCTCCGTCTCGTCCTGGTTCTTCTTGTCCTTGGGCTCGAACGTCTCGATACCCTGGCGCTTGTTCTCGTCGGCGATGAACCGGACGATCTCGACGTGGTTGGACAGCACCCGCTCGAGGTCGTCGTCGTACTCCTCGAGCAGCCGGTCCATGTAGAACTCGCTGGCCGGGTCCAGCGACTGCTCGTTGCGGATGGTGTACGGGGCGTCCAGCGCCTCGTTCACCCGCTCGAGGACCCGGTCGCGCTGCTTCTGGGGGAGCAACACGAGCGGGTCCTGGTTCATCGGCGACCGGACCGTGTCGTCGGCCGGGTCCTGGTCGCGGATGACATCGCCCAGGTTGGTCCAGCGGAAGGTGTACATCCGGCCCTCGTCGGTGGCGGTGTAGTCCTCGTAGTAGGTCCGGACCTGCCGGTCGAACTCGGATTTCCCCGAGCCGACCGGACCGAGCAGCAGTTTGATACGCTTCTCGGGGCCCAGTCCGCGGGCACCGGATTTCACCTTGTTGACGAACTCGTGGATGGACTCGTGGACGGCCCGGCCGTAGAACGTGTTCTCGCCGTCGTTCAGCGGGTCCTCGCTGGCGAGCAGGTACTCGACGACGCCGGCGTCCTCGTCGTACTCGGTCCCGTAGTAGTCGAACATGTCCGCCACGCGCTGGTGGGCGTTGCGGGCGACGCGCGGGTGGTCGTAGACCTCGTCGAGGTACCACTCGAAGGAGTGGGTCTCCCGGAGGTCCTCGGGGATGGTATCACGGTACTCCTGGCTGAGTGCTTCGAGGCTCTCTCGTTCGCTCATGTGTTGGTCTGGGTGGTCGTCATCTCGGGGGATGGGTCACAGCCGTCGGCCCGCCGTCACGGCGGCCGCGGTCGGGGTCGACACGGAGCTGGCGCCCGCCCCCGATGCATCGACGGGGGAACCGCGGGCACGGGGGTCCGGCCCGAGGAGCGCTCGCACGGAACCGGGGATGAGTGCATCGTGGCATGAGTGGGCGTACCACACTCCGGTGCCGGCACCGACGTCACGGGGCGACGTAACGGGAAGCACGGCCGGGGCGTTCGGTGGCTCGGCGCCACCGCACTATATTAACCATGAGAGTCCTTCACTCATAAGTTTTGCCGCAATCACCCCGAGAGAACACGACCGTCCACCGCCGAAACCACACGCCGACGCGCTGGTGTGACTGACTACCAAGCCTCCAGGTGGAGTGGCCCTTATATACCTTCCGGCCCGCCGGTGTCGGAACCGCCGGACTCAGGGACACCGACGACGTACCGGCAGGCGATGACCGACGACGCGCGAGACCCCGGGACCTCGCTCGACCCGGCGACGCTCCCCGACGGCTGGCGGCTCTGGAGCGACGACGACCAGCGGACGGTCCTCGTCTATCGACCGGATATCTTCGACGGCGGGGCGTTCCCCGCACCGTGTCTGCCCACGCTGTACGTCACCCACGGACGGCGCGACCGCCGGCCCGGCGTCGAGCGCGAGGCTCCGCCGGGTGCGTCGTGGGTCGTGACGCTCTACCTCGAACCCGACGTGTCGGCCCCGGAGGAACGGTACGATACGCGGGAGGCCGCAGTGGAGGGTGCCCGCGAACTGGCCGCGCGTTTCGCACGCGGGGACGTGGACTACCGCGACCTCTATCAGGTCCCTCGCGGGGACTACTTCGACGAACTGGACCGGCTGACCGGCGAGTGACGGCCGTTACGCGAGACTGCTCCGTGCCACCGCCAGCGAGCCGTCGGCCTCGACCATCACCTGCAGGTCGTCGTCGGACTCGTCGACCTGCCAGTCCACCCGTTCCTCGCGCCCGTCCAGCACGAGTCGCGTGTCGTAGACGCCGCGCTTCGCCACGAGAGCTTCGGTCCGCCCCTTCCCGCCGGCGGCCAGCGCCA of the Haloglomus salinum genome contains:
- a CDS encoding DUF5820 family protein, which translates into the protein MTDDARDPGTSLDPATLPDGWRLWSDDDQRTVLVYRPDIFDGGAFPAPCLPTLYVTHGRRDRRPGVEREAPPGASWVVTLYLEPDVSAPEERYDTREAAVEGARELAARFARGDVDYRDLYQVPRGDYFDELDRLTGE
- a CDS encoding PrkA family serine protein kinase, translated to MSERESLEALSQEYRDTIPEDLRETHSFEWYLDEVYDHPRVARNAHQRVADMFDYYGTEYDEDAGVVEYLLASEDPLNDGENTFYGRAVHESIHEFVNKVKSGARGLGPEKRIKLLLGPVGSGKSEFDRQVRTYYEDYTATDEGRMYTFRWTNLGDVIRDQDPADDTVRSPMNQDPLVLLPQKQRDRVLERVNEALDAPYTIRNEQSLDPASEFYMDRLLEEYDDDLERVLSNHVEIVRFIADENKRQGIETFEPKDKKNQDETELTGDVNYSKIAVYGESDPRAFDYSGAFCNANRGIFSGEELLKLQREFLYDFLHATQEQTIKPKNNPRIDIDQVIVGRTNMPEYRDKKGDEKMEAFNDRTKRIDFPYVLQYAEEARIYEKMLHNADVPDIHVEPHTLQMAGLFGVLTRIAEPDGGQVGVVQKAKAYNGEIDEGEDIDVKKLRDEAEETTDLGEGMDGVSPRFIGDEIAEAIMDSMHRGRGFLSPLTTFNHLEENLENHGSIPQENFETYYRYLELVREEYKERAIEDVRHALAYDLDEIQRQGEKYMDHVMAYIDDDTVEDEITGREQEPDEKFLRDVEEKLDIPEDRKNDFRQEVANWVSRRAREGETFDPQDNDRLRRALERKLWEDKKHNINFSALVSSGEMDDDERSAWVQALTDQGYSEDGAREVLEFAGAEVAKTEMED
- a CDS encoding PrkA family serine protein kinase — protein: MTDDNRGEEPAKDRGEASRASSEQRSDGGVRDAASFIAAADESLQATYEPPMSLSEYVEALFENPGTASHASKYLLQAIEAAGRRTVVEEGEEKQRYRFFDDPHNDGEHAILGNTEVLNAFVDDLRSIAAGRGKDEKIVWLEGPTATGKSELKRCLINGLREFSKTPEGRRYTVEWNVAGADDGASAMTYGGGPPEPDEDDWYASPVQAHPLTVFPEDVREDLLAELNARLDDHIPVRVEGRLDPFSREAYDYLEEQYRRQGVEDLFSAVTDPKHLRVKNYVADVGQGIGVLHSEDDGSPKERLVGSWMAGMLRELDSRGRKNPQAFSYDGVLSQGNGLLTIVEDAAQHADLLQKLLNVPDEGSVKLDKGIGMDIDTQLVIISNPDLEARLNQHADRSGSDPLKALKRRLDKHEFTYLTNLSLEAELIQRELTNETTVWTADSYDELAARIRQPVTIRVRDGEGVVREKELAPHTIEAAALYAVVTRLDGEDVPPGLDLVDKALVFDRGYLQDGDERREKGEFDFDPDAEDGETGIPVTYTRDIIADLLHEVQDRHHPDLPVEDVVMPRDVLNRMAEELSDTPVFGPNEKTEFENRLVPIKNHVFTEQEDDVLEAIMREKRVDEATVEEYIEHVYAWVEDEGIENERGELEEPDPLKMKVFETEHLGRFDEDDYDGTDPESAVAEFRAEKVVTALNRHAWRHRDEDFRVADVNVKEIPVIKTVLGSHDWDDVRRTFPDFDPDQWDDPPSGTETASVKADTIRNMQELFDYSEASAELTSRHVMDQVSYRWE